Proteins from a single region of Cupriavidus sp. MP-37:
- a CDS encoding porin, with protein sequence MKKALLAMTAAAAASAASGVASAQSTSNVTLYGIVDAGVEVISNVPGSGGAEGTAVRLNSGNLSGSRWGLRGTEDLGGGLKGIFVLESGFDVDTGTSGQGNRLFGRQAYVGLQGGWGAVTLGRQQNALYDLFGAFDPMGVGPRYSLNSVDSAFNGRADNAVKYTGKFGGLTATGFYSFGRDNNEIPGETKVGRNFGGGLSYAAGGFSVGAAYDQFQGGTVALQDRAAKRAAVGAAYAFGGAKVFAGYRWLRDEGVSSATAAATRSNVYWAGAQYRFTPAFQLTGAAYYNDTRNSDADPWMFVLSADYSLSKRTDVYLNLGYSKNKSGSALGLNGVGTVVAGENQTGATIGLRHRF encoded by the coding sequence GTGAAGAAAGCTCTCCTTGCAATGACGGCAGCAGCGGCCGCGTCGGCCGCATCCGGGGTGGCGTCGGCCCAATCCACGTCCAACGTGACGCTCTACGGCATCGTCGATGCCGGCGTCGAAGTCATCAGCAACGTGCCGGGCAGCGGCGGCGCCGAAGGCACGGCCGTGCGCCTGAACTCGGGCAACCTGTCCGGTTCGCGCTGGGGCCTGCGTGGCACCGAAGACCTGGGCGGCGGCCTGAAGGGCATCTTCGTGCTGGAAAGCGGCTTCGACGTCGACACCGGCACCTCGGGCCAGGGCAACCGCCTGTTCGGCCGCCAGGCCTACGTCGGCCTCCAGGGCGGCTGGGGCGCGGTCACGCTGGGCCGCCAGCAGAACGCGCTGTACGACCTGTTCGGCGCCTTCGACCCGATGGGCGTGGGCCCGCGCTACTCGCTCAACAGCGTCGATTCGGCCTTCAACGGCCGCGCCGACAACGCCGTCAAGTACACCGGCAAGTTCGGCGGCCTGACCGCCACCGGCTTCTACAGCTTCGGCCGCGACAACAACGAAATCCCCGGCGAGACCAAGGTCGGCCGCAACTTCGGCGGCGGCCTGTCGTATGCGGCGGGCGGCTTCTCGGTCGGCGCGGCTTATGACCAGTTCCAGGGCGGCACGGTAGCGCTGCAAGACCGCGCCGCCAAGCGCGCGGCCGTGGGCGCGGCCTACGCCTTCGGCGGCGCCAAGGTGTTCGCGGGCTACCGCTGGCTGCGCGACGAGGGCGTGTCCAGCGCCACCGCGGCCGCGACCCGCAGCAACGTCTACTGGGCCGGCGCGCAGTACCGCTTCACGCCGGCGTTCCAGCTGACCGGCGCGGCGTACTACAACGACACCCGCAACAGCGACGCGGATCCGTGGATGTTCGTGCTGTCGGCGGACTACTCGCTGTCCAAGCGCACCGACGTGTACCTGAACCTGGGCTACTCGAAGAACAAGTCGGGCTCGGCGCTGGGCCTGAACGGCGTGGGCACCGTGGTCGCGGGCGAGAACCAGACCGGCGCCACCATCGGCCTGCGTCACCGCTTCTGA
- a CDS encoding DM13 domain-containing protein: MPARPAILVVTHLAMLAIGFAAGIYVLPILTAQPGASAGQLQAVSQQARYAGTFRKDLAGSDALHWASGRLHVSPSALAFEGSVAPGPDYRIYLAPAFVDNKEAFLRIKDQSLQVAELKTFGNFTVDLPPGVDPSRYAAVVIWCERFGQFIGAAGYR; this comes from the coding sequence ATGCCTGCCAGGCCCGCCATCCTCGTCGTCACCCACCTCGCCATGCTGGCGATCGGCTTTGCCGCCGGCATCTATGTGCTGCCGATCCTGACGGCGCAGCCTGGGGCCAGCGCCGGGCAGCTGCAGGCGGTATCGCAGCAGGCGCGCTATGCCGGCACCTTCCGCAAGGACCTGGCCGGCAGCGACGCGCTGCACTGGGCCAGCGGCCGGCTCCATGTCTCGCCCAGCGCGCTCGCCTTCGAAGGCAGCGTGGCGCCGGGACCGGATTACCGGATCTACCTGGCGCCGGCGTTCGTCGATAACAAGGAGGCCTTCCTGCGGATCAAGGACCAGTCGCTGCAGGTGGCTGAACTGAAGACCTTCGGCAATTTCACCGTGGACTTGCCGCCCGGGGTGGATCCGTCCCGGTATGCGGCGGTGGTGATCTGGTGCGAGCGGTTCGGGCAGTTTATTGGAGCGGCGGGGTATCGGTAG